From the Quercus lobata isolate SW786 chromosome 6, ValleyOak3.0 Primary Assembly, whole genome shotgun sequence genome, one window contains:
- the LOC115994775 gene encoding heat shock cognate 70 kDa protein 2-like: MGDEEVGPAIEIDLGTTYSCVAVWENDRVKIIANDQGNRTTPSYVAFTDEERLVGDVAMNQVAMNPSNTIYDVKRLIGKRFSDASVQSDMKLWPFKVISDSDDRPKIVVNYKGRKEQFTAEEISSMVLSKMRETAEAYLGTTVKNAVVTVPAYFNDSQRQATKDAGVIAGLNVMRIISEPTAAAIAYGLDKKKASVGKNVLIFDLGGGTLDVSLLTIENGKFEVKATAGDAHLGGEDFVNIMVNSLVKEFERKNEMDISGNPRALSRLRAACEGAKKTLSSAKKATIYIDSLYKGVDFHSKITRACFEELNMELFRKCMKPVKKCLRDAEMDKRAVDDVVLVGGSTRIPKVQQLLQDFFEGKKLCKSIDDLDEVVAYGAAIQAAILTDERNKKLQDLVLLDVTPRSLRMQTTNDETTVLIPRNTTIPTMEVEWVFTYSDNHSSIFIPVYEGERTSTRDNNLLGKFELSGIPPTLKGEVHITVCFKIDADGILNVVSAKVKSNGQKKNIPITIDRGRLSGKEIMMMVQEAEKYKAKDEHKKKIMAKNALKNHAFMIQNTKQLELVREEIRVSSLFSHPNLFPLLGHAIISVKENFRRERRRGGGGTFCDSVDVVQLKKLMAFQITVQIVWCDGQRGYMFCCKGCPSR, translated from the exons ATGGGCGATGAAGAAGTTGGCCCTGCTATCGAAATCGATCTTGGCACGACCTACTCGTGCGTGGCTGTGTGGGAAAATGACCGTGTGAAGATCATAGCCAACGACCAAGGGAACAGGACGACGCCATCTTATGTGGCTTTCACTGATGAGGAGCGTTTGGTCGGTGATGTGGCCATGAACCAGGTCGCCATGAATCCCAGCAACACTATCTACG ATGTTAAGCGTCTGATTGGTAAGAGATTCAGTGATGCCTCTGTTCAGAGTGACATGAAGCTTTGGCCATTCAAGGTCATTTCTGATTCTGATGATAGACCCAAGATTGTGGTCAACTACAAAGGCAGGAAGGAGCAGTTTACAGCTGAGGAAATATCGTCCATGGTCCTTAGTAAGATGCGTGAGACTGCTGAGGCCTATCTTGGTACGACAGTCAAGAATGCGGTTGTGACCGTTCCAGCTTACTTTAATGACTCTCAGCGCCAGGCAACTAAGGATGCTGGGGTCATTGCTGGTCTCAATGTGATGCGTATCATCAGTGAGCCCACTGCTGCAGCCATTGCTTATGGTCTTGACAAGAAGAAGGCCAGTGTTGGCaagaatgttttgatttttgatcttGGTGGCGGGACTCTTGATGTCTCACTTCTTACAATTGAAAATGGTAAATTTGAAGTGAAGGCCACAGCTGGTGACGCTCATCTTGGAGGGGAGGACTTTGTTAACATAATGGTGAACTCTCTTGTTAAGGAGTTTGAGAGGAAGAACGAGATGGATATTAGTGGGAACCCCAGAGCCCTTAGCAGGTTGAGGGCTGCTTGTGAGGGGGCAAAGAAGACACTATCATCCGCTAAAAAGGCCACCATTTACATTGACTCACTGTATAAGGGTGTTGACTTTCATTCAAAAATTACTCGTGCTTGTTTTGAGGAGCTAAATATGGAACTCTTTAGAAAGTGTATGAAGCCTGTTAAAAAGTGTTTGAGGGATGCTGAGATGGACAAGAGAGCTGTCGATGATGTTGTCCTTGTTGGAGGTTCTACTCGGATTCCCAAGGTGCAGCAGCTGTTGCAGGACTTCTTCGAAGGAAAGAAGCTTTGCAAGAGCATCGACGACCTAGATGAAGTTGTTGCCTATGGCGCTGCCATTCAGGCTGCTATCTTGACTGATGAGCGTAACAAGAAGCTTCAGGATCTGGTGTTATTGGATGTCACTCCTCGGTCACTTAGGATGCAGACTACCAACGATGAGACGACTGTTTTGATTCCAAGAAATACCACCATCCCCACTATGGAGGTGGAGTGGGTGTTCACCTATTCTGACAACCATTCTAGCATCTTCATCCCGGTTTATGAGGGTGAGAGAACAAGTACCAGGGACAACAACTTGCTAGGCAAGTTTGAGCTTTCTGGCATTCCTCCAACTCTCAAGGGTGAAGTTCACATCACTGTCTGCTTTAAAATTGATGCCGATGGTATCTTAAATGTTGTCTCTGCTAAGGTCAAGAGCAATGGCCAGAAGAAAAATATCCCAATCACCATCGACAGGGGAAGACTCTCTGGGAAAGAAATTATGATGATGGTTCAGGAGGCGGAGAAGTACAAGGCTAAGGATGAGCACAAGAAGAAGATTATGGCCAAGAATGCTTTGAAGAACCATGCAT TTATGATTCAGAATACTAAACAATTGGAGTTGGTAAGGGAGGAGATCCGTGTTTCCTCATTGTTCAGTCATCCCAATCTGTTTCCACTTCTTGGTCATGCTATCATTTCTGTTAAG GAAAATTTTAGaagggaaagaagaagaggtgGTGGAGGAACTTTTTGTGATAGTGTGGATGTTGTGcaattaaagaaattaatggCTTTTCAAATAACAGTACAAATTGTCTGGTGTGATGGCCAAAGAGGCTATATGTTTTGCTGCAAGGGATGTCCTTCAAGATAA